One window from the genome of Vicugna pacos chromosome 21, VicPac4, whole genome shotgun sequence encodes:
- the GJA8 gene encoding gap junction alpha-8 protein produces the protein MGDWSFLGNILEEVNEHSTVIGRVWLTVLFIFRILILGTAAEFVWGDEQSDFVCNTQQPGCENVCYDEAFPISHIRLWVLQIIFVSTPSLVYVGHAVHHVRMEEKRKEREAEEPSQQPPGDGGDGAPLAADQGSANKSSSNPKGTKKFRLEGTLLRTYICHIVFKTLFEVGFVVGHYFLYGFRILPLYRCSRWPCPNVVDCFVSRPTEKTIFILFMLSVASVSLFLNIVEISHLGLKRVRSALKKPTEQPLGEVPEKSLHSIAVSSIQKAKGYQLLEEEKIVSHYFPLTEVGMVETSPLSAKPFSQFEEKMVAGPLGDLSRAYQETLPSYAQVGAREGEGEEPPAEEGAEAEVGEKRQEAERVSTDGQELVAGQELVAVLEGEKAVETPEVGKEAEKEELQPEKVPKQELPTEKAPSVCPELPGDDTRPLSRLSKASSRARSDDLTV, from the coding sequence ATGGGTGACTGGAGTTTCCTGGGGAACATCTTGGAGGAGGTGAATGAGCACTCCACGGTCATCGGCCGAGTGTGGCTCACGGTGCTCTTCATCTTCCGCATCCTCATCCTCGGCACGGCCGCCGAGTTCGTGTGGGGGGATGAGCAGTCCGACTTCGTGTGCAACACCCAGCAGCCAGGTTGCGAGAACGTCTGCTACGACGAGGCCTTCCCCATCTCGCACATCCGCCTCTGGGTGCTGCAGATCATCTTCGTGTCCACGCCGTCGCTGGTGTACGTGGGGCACGCGGTGCACCACGTGCGCATGGAGGAGAAGCGCAAGGAGCGCGAGGCGGAGGAGCCGAGCCAGCAGCCCCCGGGCGACGGCGGCGACGGCGCGCCCCTGGCGGCCGACCAGGGCAGCGCCAACAAGAGCAGCAGCAACCCCAAAGGCACCAAGAAGTTCCGGCTGGAGGGGACTCTGCTGAGGACCTACATCTGCCACATCGTCTTCAAGACCCTCTTCGAGGTGGGCTTCGTCGTGGGCCACTACTTCCTGTACGGCTTCCGGATCCTGCCTCTCTACCGCTGCAGCCGCTGGCCCTGCCCCAACGTGGTGGACTGCTTCGTGTCCCGGCCCACGGAGAAGACCATCTTCATCCTGTTCATGCTGTCTgtggcctctgtgtccctgttccTCAACATTGTGGAGATAAGTCACCTGGGCCTGAAGAGAGTccgctctgccctcaagaagcccACGGAGCAGCCGCTGGGGGAGGTCCCTGAGAAGTCCCTCCACTCCATTGCTGTCTCCTCCATCCAGAAGGCCAAGGGCTACCAGCTCCTTGAGGAAGAGAAAATCGTGTCCCACTATTTCCCTTTGACTGAGGTCGGGATGGTGGAGACGAGCCCACTGTCTGCCAAGCCTTTCAGTCAGTTCGAGGAGAAGATGGTTGCTGGGCCCCTGGGGGACTTGTCCAGGGCCTACCAAGAGACACTGCCTTCCTACGCTCAGGTGGGAGCCCGGGAGGGCGAGGGGGAGGAGCCCCCAGCGGAGGAGGGGGCAGAAGCAGAGGTGGGTgagaagaggcaggaggcagagagagtgAGCACAGATGGACAGGAGCTGGTGGCCGGGCAGGAGCTGGTGGCCGTGCTGGAGGGGGAGAAAGCAGTCGAGACCCCCGAAGTGGGGAAAGAAGCTGAGAAAGAAGAGCTGCAGCCCGAGAAGGTACCCAAGCAAGAGCTGCCGACCGAGAAGGCGCCTTCGGTGTGTCCGGAGCTGCCCGGGGATGACACCAGGCCCCTGAGCAGGCTGAGCAAGGCCAGCAGCCGGGCCAGGTCAGACGATCTAACCGTCTGA